In the genome of Magnolia sinica isolate HGM2019 chromosome 2, MsV1, whole genome shotgun sequence, one region contains:
- the LOC131237529 gene encoding subtilisin-like protease SBT1.7, producing the protein MSLAMARHIITPSMLLSLIFLLIYVTTSSSADERRPYIIHMDKSAIPAPFATHDSWYTSTISSLSAPDGIAAVHLYTYNHVMNGFSAVMSQAQLNQLERMPGHLATYPETYAQLHTTRTPQFLGLNRHVGLWPTANFGNDTIIGIIDTGIWPESEMFGDEGMPPVPERWKGACETGDEFNSSNCNRKLIGARSFSKGLKEGGLNISKIGDYDSPRDFFGHGTYTASTAAGSRTPNADYFGYAKGTAVGVAPMARLAIYKVLFSTFTRKLFAIDILAGMDQAIADGVDLMSLSLGLPGLLPYDENVIALGAFAAMERGIFVSCSAGNSGPQAYTIYNGAPWITTVAAATIDRDYAASITLGDGITTVQGKSIYPESIYISDVPLYYGHGNASKEICDLYTLDPKDVAGKIVFCSFGNIHSQILEVNRTGAEGAIFATDSAQFLNPDDFFMPFVAISIKDGEIMKRYIMKSAQPPTVDIKFQITVLGSKPAPQVANFSSRGPNILSPWILKPDIVAPGVNILAAWVPNRGFQPIRNDYLVSEYVLASGTSISSPLVVGVAALLRAAHPNWSPAAIRSALMTTAYVTDNIHGPILDLTTGTAATPLDYGAGHIDPNKAMDPGLVYDLDRQDYINFLCGLNYTTHRIKIITRGLNYTCTKATLDLNYPSFMVILNNTNSSSVVFTRVLTNVADSPSIYRAVVKAPTGMRVVVDPPELKFDSKYSKQGFTVNVQIDVAEVILKSDYIGNYGYLSWYEDGGNRVVRTPIVSAFGP; encoded by the coding sequence ATGTCACTAGCCATGGCACGCCACATCATCACCCCTTCCATGCTCCTCTCCTTAATCTTCCTTCTCATTTATGTGACCACATCATCGTCGGCCGATGAACGTCGGCCCTACATCATCCACATGGACAAATCAGCCATTCCAGCTCCCTTCGCCACCCATGATAGTTGGTACACGTCTACAATCTCGTCCCTCTCGGCGCCCGATGGCATTGCTGCTGTACACTTGTACACGTACAACCACGTGATGAACGGCTTCAGTGCCGTGATGTCGCAGGCCCAGCTCAATCAGCTGGAGAGAATGCCAGGTCACCTTGCCACGTACCCAGAGACATATGCCCAGCTCCATACCACACGCACCCCTCAGTTTCTGGGCCTGAATAGGCATGTGGGCCTGTGGCCCACAGCTAACTTTGGCAATGATACGATCATCGGCATCATCGACACCGGTATCTGGCCGGAGAGTGAGATGTTCGGTGATGAGGGAATGCCGCCAGTGCCGGAGAGATGGAAGGGAGCATGTGAGACTGGTGACGAGTTCAATTCTTCCAACTGCAACCGGAAACTCATTGGGGCACGCTCTTTCAGCAAGGGCCTGAAGGAAGGGGGCCTCAACATATCGAAGATCGGTGACTATGATTCGCCAAGGGACTTCTTCGGGCATGGTACATACACGGCATCGACAGCTGCTGGAAGCCGGACGCCTAACGCAGACTACTTTGGCTATGCTAAAGGCACAGCTGTTGGGGTTGCACCCATGGCCCGGCTCGCAATTTACAAGGTCCTATTCTCCACTTTCACGCGCAAGTTATTTGCGATCGATATTCTGGCCGGCATGGATCAGGCAATtgcggatggtgtggatctgatGTCGTTGTCATTGGGATTACCAGGATTATTGCCATACGACGAAAATGTTATTGCACTGGGAGCCTTTGCAGCGATGGAGAGAGGGATCTTTGTCTCATGTTCGGCTGGAAATAGTGGGCCACAAGCTTACACTATTTACAATGGTGCCCCTTGGATAACCACGGTGGCTGCGGCTACCATTGATAGAGACTATGCAGCTTCGATCACTCTTGGCGATGGCATCACAACCGTACAAGGGAAGTCAATCTATCCTGAGAGCATTTACATCTCTGATGTCCCACTTTACTATGGACATGGGAATGCTAGTAAGGAAATCTGTGATTTATACAcccttgatcccaaagatgtagcGGGCAAGATCGTCTTTTGCTCGTTCGGGAACATACATTCTCAGATATTGGAAGTGAATAGGACCGGGGCTGAAGGGGCGATCTTTGCCACTGATTCAGCCCAGTTTCTGAATCCTGATGACTTCTTCATGCCATTCGTTGCGATCAGCATCAAGGACGGAGAGATCATGAAGCGGTATATCATGAAATCAGCCCAGCCACCGACAGTGGATATTAAGTTCCAGATTACAGTGTTAGGATCCAAGCCAGCTCCTCAGGTGGCCAACTTCTCTTCACGTGGGCCCAATATTCTGAGCCCATGGATTTTGAAGCCTGACATAGTGGCCCCAGGAGTCAATATCCTGGCCGCATGGGTCCCCAACCGTGGATTTCAACCAATCCGCAATGATTACTTGGTCTCAGAATATGTGCTGGCTTCTGGGACATCCATATCATCGCCCCTGGTTGTTGGTGTGGCTGCATTGCTACGTGCGGCTCACCCCAATTGGAGCCCAGCTGCCATCCGGTCCGCACTCATGACCACTGCATACGTAACCGATAACATCCACGGCCCGATCCTAGATCTGACCACCGGAACAGCCGCCACGCCTCTGGATTATGGCGCAGGACACATCGATCCGAACAAAGCAATGGACCCCGGTCTAGTGTATGATCTCGACCGTCAAGATTATATTAATTTCCTCTGCGGGCTAAACTACACGACCCACCGAATCAAGATCATCACCCGTGGATTGAATTACACTTGCACTAAGGCCACCCTCGATCTCAATTACCCATCATTCATGGTGATCCTGAACAACACCAACTCATCCAGTGTGGTGTTCACACGGGTCCTGACCAACGTCGCAGATTCTCCGTCCATCTATCGCGCGGTCGTGAAAGCGCCAACCGGTATGAGAGTTGTGGTGGACCCACCAGAACTGAAATTCGACAGTAAATACAGCAAGCAGGGATTTACCGTGAATGTCCAGATCGACGTGGCGGAAGTTATACTAAAGAGTGATTATATAGGTAATTATGGGTATCTTAGTTGGTATGAAGATGGGGGAAATCGTGTGGTGAGAACACCCATTGTTTCAGCCTTTGGGCCATGA